From the Drosophila simulans strain w501 chromosome 2L, Prin_Dsim_3.1, whole genome shotgun sequence genome, the window GGGTGCTGAGATCGGAGCTACCACCTCTCTGTTCCCCTTCAACCAGCGCATGGCTGATTACCTGAAATCGACAGGCCGTGCTGGCATTGCCTCCGAAGCCCAGAAGTACCAGGCCAAGATTCTGTCCGCTGACAAAAACTGCGAGTACGATGAGCTGATTGAAATCAACCTGGACACCCTGGAGCCCCATGTTAACGGACCATTCACTCCCGATTTGGGCCATCCCATCAGCAAGCTGGGCGAGAACTCGAAGAAGAACGGCTACCCTATGGACATTCGTGTAGGTCTTATTGGGTCTTGCACCAACTCTTCGTATGAGGACATGGGTCGCTGCGCCAGCATCGCCAAGGATGCCATGAGCCATGGCCTCAAGTCGAAGATTCCCTTTAACGTGACTCCCGGATCAGAGCAGATCCGCGCCACCATCGAGCGCGACGGCATCTCAGAGGTGTTCGACAAGTTCGGCGGCACCGTTCTGGCCAACGCTTGCGGTCCCTGCATTGGACAGTGGGATCGTAAGGACGTTAAGAAGGGCGACAAGAACACCATTGTCACATCCTACAACCGAAACTTTACTGGCAGGAACGATGCTAATCCGGCCACCCATTGCTTTGTCACCAGTCCCGAGTTGGTCACCGCTCTGTCCATCGCCGGTCGTTTGGACTTCAACCCGCTGACCGACGAGCTTACTGGTGCTGATGGCAAGAAGTTCAAGCTCAAGGCTCCCTTCGGCGACGAGCTGCCCGCCAAGGGTTTCGACCCCGGACAGGACACCTACACTGCTCCCCCACCCGTAAGTACACTTAAATTCCCAAACTGATTTATAGTGTTTTCAAGAATCAATATGGAAATCCCACAGAGCGGCGAAAATGTCAAGGTGGCTGTCGATCCCAAATCGACGCgtctgcagctgctggagcCTTTTGACAAGTGGAACGGCCAGGATCTGACCGATCTGACTGTGCTGATCAAGGTAAAGGGAAAGTGCACTACTGACCACATCTCCGCTGCCGGACCCTGGCTGAAGTACCGTGGCCATTTGGACAACATCTCCAACAACATGTTTATCGGCGCCACCAACTACGAAAACAACGAGATGAACAACATTAAGAACCAGCGCAACGGTAGCTGGGGCGGAGTTCCCGATGTTGCCCGCGACTACAAGGCCAACGGCATCAAGTGGGTGGCTGTCGGCGATGAGAACTACGGCGAGGGTTCGTCCCGCGAGCATGCCGCTTTGGAGCCCCGTCACCTTGGTGGTCGTGCCATTATCGTCAAGTCCTTCGCCCGTATTCACGAGACCAACCTGAAGAAACAGGGTCTGCTGCCTCTCACCTTCGCCAATCCCGCTGATTACGATAAGGTTTGCGACTCTTGACTTCTGTGCCTACGGTCATTTTAACCATATCTTTGTAATCCAACAGATCCAGCCCACGAGCAAAATCTCCCTGCTCAACCTAAACTCCCTGGCGCCTGGCAAGCCCGTAGATGCCGAAATCAAGAACGGCGACAAGGTCGAGAAGATCAAGCTTAACCACACCCTGAACGACCTGCAGATCGGCTGGTTCAAGGCCGGCAGCGCTCTTAACCGCATGAAGGAACTGGCCCAGTAAATGGTCCTGGACCTACTTAAGACACCCAGTCCAGAAGCCTCATCCCAACCTTCTCCCTGTAGGTGAACACACTCAAATTCACAAAGGAAGCAATCGAGTTATGGTAttgttattcaatttttttctaattgtttatattatattttgagTATATCGAGTGTGCAGCTTTAAAAGTGAATTATGTAACCGAACGATAGCGAGAAATTGTaaaagttttatatatataattatacacaattttatttgtaattctTGCTATGCATGcctttttattcaatttttgttcttttcgaaTTTGTCCAAATGCTCTACAGATTGCCCTACGATGAAACTTTAAGTGCGAATAAAACTCAAGTAATATGTATTAAACCGATTCTCtttcatttaataaacaagagttcaacaaaaaaagcGGACAATAAGTGCCCTCAATACCTCCCGTGCCCTCTATATTTTCTTCATTATTAACGTaattttatcaattataaGACGTAAGACACAACAATAAgttgattttaatattatatagtGGAGAATAAAGCATAATATCAATAATAGAATCTACTGGGGCAGATTACTTATTATTCAGGCTTaccttttggaaaatatttcgaattgtcaatatataaaaataaattattagtaAATCCAATTCTAGGACTATGAAACGCAGAGCTCAAAGTAAAACCTCCGTTGCTTCCAGCACGGATTTCTTTTCACTCTCCGACAAGCCATCGTTGGGAAGAAGGCGAGCCCTACTGGCTGCAAAACTGAAGCGTCAGGAACAGAGTACAACGTCCTTTGACTCCAGCACAGGCTCCTACACCTATACTGACGCCACTTCTTTGCGAAAGACCCCCATCACCTTCTCACCTAGCCCGGAGTTCATGAAGACCGCCAAGgctaaattaaagttaatCGCCTTGTATGAAGATCACAAATGCTTGTGGAATCAGCGCAACACAGATTTCTTCAATTTCGAGCTCAAAGACCGAATCTGGGATGCGATCGCCGATGAAATGAAAGCGGACTCGCCATCTGGGTTTTGGAAAC encodes:
- the LOC6733053 gene encoding probable aconitate hydratase, mitochondrial → MAARLMSAQAQVCRLGKHAASEATVVRQFHASCYTASKVALSKFDSDVYLPYEKLNKRLEVVRGRLNRPLTLSEKVLYSHLDDPANQDIVRGTSYLRLRPDRVAMQDATAQMALLQFISSGLKKVAVPSTVHCDHLIEAQIGGPKDLARAKDLNKEVYDFLASTCAKYGLGFWKPGSGIIHQIILENYAFPGLLMIGTDSHTPNGGGLGGLCIGVGGADAVDVMADIPWELKCPKVIGVNLTGKISGWTSPKDVILKVADILTVKGGTGAIIEYHGKGVDSISCTGMATICNMGAEIGATTSLFPFNQRMADYLKSTGRAGIASEAQKYQAKILSADKNCEYDELIEINLDTLEPHVNGPFTPDLGHPISKLGENSKKNGYPMDIRVGLIGSCTNSSYEDMGRCASIAKDAMSHGLKSKIPFNVTPGSEQIRATIERDGISEVFDKFGGTVLANACGPCIGQWDRKDVKKGDKNTIVTSYNRNFTGRNDANPATHCFVTSPELVTALSIAGRLDFNPLTDELTGADGKKFKLKAPFGDELPAKGFDPGQDTYTAPPPSGENVKVAVDPKSTRLQLLEPFDKWNGQDLTDLTVLIKVKGKCTTDHISAAGPWLKYRGHLDNISNNMFIGATNYENNEMNNIKNQRNGSWGGVPDVARDYKANGIKWVAVGDENYGEGSSREHAALEPRHLGGRAIIVKSFARIHETNLKKQGLLPLTFANPADYDKIQPTSKISLLNLNSLAPGKPVDAEIKNGDKVEKIKLNHTLNDLQIGWFKAGSALNRMKELAQ